The following proteins are co-located in the Halorussus caseinilyticus genome:
- a CDS encoding class I SAM-dependent methyltransferase has translation MKTFHGKPVDPREFKHRDLSNLRERVSAKRQRAREFRERANVEVEECYVCGSTETDIVREMFGYEYAQCDHCSHVYQTPRLPDDVLNEYYETDTEFASIYTDEDQIQYRLENITKPKIDFVLDHVDAEQGRWLDVGCGVGASINYLESQGWDAVGLEISDQCVSVARDVLGVELEQRPIDEYADRNPDATFDVVTFFGYLEMVPHSMRDLRLAHEMLDPDGNVGIGVMNADSMSSMVHRAIPEQAVRHSIPPVGLQQFTRESVAEAFDRVGFSPEAAWFFGLDFYELLTHLCLEVEDFQHSDLYEYLMENLNDFQQVIDDDEESDYMVFVGDRE, from the coding sequence GTGAAGACGTTCCACGGAAAGCCGGTGGACCCGCGGGAATTCAAGCACCGGGACCTCTCGAATCTCCGAGAGCGAGTCTCGGCCAAGCGCCAGCGTGCCCGCGAGTTCCGCGAGCGAGCGAACGTCGAGGTGGAAGAGTGCTACGTCTGCGGTTCGACCGAGACCGACATCGTGCGCGAGATGTTCGGCTACGAGTACGCCCAGTGTGACCACTGCTCGCACGTCTACCAGACGCCGCGACTCCCGGACGACGTTCTCAACGAGTACTACGAGACCGACACCGAGTTCGCCAGCATCTACACCGACGAGGACCAAATCCAGTACCGACTGGAGAACATCACCAAGCCGAAAATCGACTTCGTGTTGGACCACGTAGACGCCGAGCAAGGTCGATGGCTGGACGTGGGGTGTGGCGTCGGTGCATCCATCAACTACCTCGAATCGCAGGGGTGGGACGCCGTCGGTCTCGAAATCAGCGACCAGTGCGTCTCGGTCGCGCGCGACGTTCTCGGCGTCGAACTCGAACAGCGACCGATAGACGAGTACGCCGACCGCAACCCCGACGCGACGTTCGACGTGGTGACGTTCTTCGGCTATCTGGAGATGGTACCTCACTCGATGCGTGACCTCCGACTGGCCCACGAGATGCTGGACCCGGACGGGAACGTCGGTATCGGCGTGATGAACGCCGACTCGATGTCCTCGATGGTCCACCGGGCGATACCCGAGCAGGCGGTCCGCCACTCGATTCCGCCCGTCGGCCTCCAGCAGTTCACCAGAGAGTCCGTCGCGGAAGCGTTCGACCGCGTGGGGTTCTCGCCGGAGGCGGCGTGGTTCTTCGGACTGGACTTCTACGAACTGCTCACCCACCTCTGTCTCGAAGTCGAGGACTTCCAGCACTCGGACCTCTACGAGTACCTGATGGAGAACCTCAACGACTTCCAGCAGGTGATAGACGACGACGAAGAGAGCGACTACATGGTGTTCGTCGGCGACCGGGAGTGA
- a CDS encoding oxidoreductase translates to MGGAFDLSDSIAVVAGGAGLIGTALCEGLADHGATVVVADAAVERGEALADELGERAEFCRVDITDEDSVVGLVETVLDRHGRIDAFVNCSYPRNENYGRRYEDVTAADFRENVELHLDSYFVAARAVSRAMMDQPDGGSIVNFGSTYGVQAPDFSVYEGTEMTSPVEYSAIKGGILNLTRYMASYLGEHGVRVNAVSPGGVFDDQHPEFVDRYEDRTPLGRMATPEDFEGAVVYLASDASRYVTGHNLVVDGGWTIC, encoded by the coding sequence ATGGGGGGCGCATTCGACCTGTCGGACAGCATCGCAGTCGTCGCCGGAGGTGCGGGACTCATCGGGACCGCGCTCTGCGAGGGACTCGCCGACCACGGCGCGACGGTCGTCGTCGCGGACGCCGCGGTAGAACGGGGCGAAGCACTCGCGGACGAACTCGGAGAGCGCGCGGAGTTCTGTCGCGTCGATATAACCGACGAGGATTCCGTGGTCGGGTTGGTAGAGACGGTGCTGGACCGCCACGGACGCATCGACGCGTTCGTCAACTGCTCGTACCCGCGAAACGAGAACTACGGGCGGCGCTACGAGGACGTGACCGCCGCGGACTTCCGCGAGAACGTGGAACTCCACCTCGATAGCTACTTCGTAGCCGCTCGCGCCGTCTCGCGGGCAATGATGGACCAACCCGACGGCGGGAGCATCGTGAACTTCGGGTCGACCTACGGCGTGCAGGCCCCGGACTTCTCGGTGTACGAGGGCACCGAGATGACCAGTCCCGTCGAGTATTCGGCCATCAAGGGCGGCATCTTGAACCTGACGCGCTACATGGCGTCGTATCTCGGCGAACACGGCGTCCGCGTGAACGCGGTCAGTCCCGGCGGCGTGTTCGACGACCAGCACCCTGAGTTCGTGGACCGCTACGAGGACCGGACCCCGTTGGGCCGGATGGCGACCCCAGAGGACTTCGAGGGGGCCGTCGTCTATCTGGCGTCCGACGCCTCGCGGTACGTCACCGGCCACAACCTCGTGGTGGACGGCGGGTGGACGATTTGCTGA